One region of Peribacillus simplex genomic DNA includes:
- a CDS encoding DinB family protein, which yields MNQLVFKQFEMTREYFIKNVESVSKEQTDVQPDGFNNTIHWHTGHVLTITEQTMFGFPHVTTHLPMNYIELFGNGTKPADWTGNIPAMDQLIVQLKGQLTRLKQISSEQLDQDLDTPFLGCKTVGELAGLTLMHEATHMGQIQAMKRIIEHVSVKN from the coding sequence ATGAATCAACTTGTATTTAAGCAATTTGAGATGACAAGAGAATATTTCATCAAGAATGTAGAGTCCGTTTCTAAGGAACAAACTGATGTGCAGCCAGATGGTTTTAATAACACAATTCATTGGCATACAGGTCACGTTTTGACAATTACTGAACAAACTATGTTTGGTTTCCCGCATGTAACAACTCACCTTCCCATGAATTATATAGAATTGTTTGGGAATGGTACAAAACCAGCTGATTGGACAGGGAATATACCTGCAATGGATCAACTTATTGTACAGTTGAAAGGTCAATTAACTCGTTTAAAGCAAATTTCTTCTGAACAGCTAGATCAAGATTTGGATACACCATTCCTAGGTTGTAAGACTGTTGGAGAACTCGCAGGTTTAACATTAATGCATGAAGCGACTCATATGGGGCAAATTCAGGCGATGAAGCGTATAATTGAACATGTAAGTGTTAAAAACTGA
- a CDS encoding group I truncated hemoglobin — MEQTLYEKIGGEEAIAKVVDYFYNELVLKDDTVNHFFEKTDMEKQRSHQTKFISFALGGPKQYSGQSMAKAHQGMNLQPAHFNAIVKHLNDALAHFGVNEADIDTALTKVASLRNDILNK, encoded by the coding sequence ATGGAACAAACACTTTATGAAAAAATTGGTGGAGAAGAAGCGATAGCAAAAGTTGTGGACTATTTTTACAACGAGTTGGTGCTTAAGGATGATACAGTTAATCATTTTTTTGAAAAAACGGATATGGAAAAACAACGCAGTCATCAGACAAAATTTATTAGTTTTGCATTAGGCGGTCCAAAACAATATTCTGGACAATCAATGGCAAAAGCTCACCAGGGAATGAATCTGCAACCAGCCCATTTTAATGCTATTGTAAAACATCTTAACGATGCACTTGCTCACTTTGGAGTGAATGAAGCTGACATAGATACAGCTTTAACTAAAGTTGCTTCACTAAGAAATGATATTTTGAATAAATAA
- a CDS encoding D-alanyl-D-alanine carboxypeptidase family protein, whose translation MTKLNKVTLNKRLLATGFAFIILCAGLIGFSPSKPSVANAATVTYTATANLNVRTGPSTANKIIATVKQGTKLTVTGKNENGWLKVSLNGQTGYVSGQYVKVSNPSSSTATVTYTATANLNVRTGPSTANKIIATVKQGTKLMVTGKSENGWLKVSLNGQTGYVSGQYVKVSNPSSDDIQVVAKPESIPVLVNKKNKLPENYVPKDLVYTSIPFTFKEKTEKRKMRSEAAAAISKLFAESKKQGVSLLGVSAYRSHATQVALFDYYVKRDGYAKAITYSALPGTSEHETGLAIDVTGGNGKCAAQDCFGGTKEAKWLQAHADDYGFIIRYPKGKESVTGYKYEPWHLRYVGKPIAQTIMSQGLTLEEYYYTRAVQN comes from the coding sequence ATGACAAAACTAAATAAAGTAACGTTAAACAAAAGATTGCTAGCTACCGGTTTTGCTTTCATTATTTTATGTGCAGGTTTAATCGGTTTTAGCCCTTCAAAACCAAGTGTAGCCAATGCAGCAACTGTAACCTATACAGCAACTGCTAACCTGAATGTCCGTACAGGTCCTTCTACTGCCAATAAAATTATAGCAACAGTTAAACAGGGCACAAAGTTAACGGTTACTGGAAAAAATGAGAATGGATGGCTAAAGGTAAGCTTAAATGGTCAAACAGGTTATGTTAGTGGCCAATATGTAAAGGTATCCAATCCTTCATCTAGTACAGCAACTGTAACCTATACAGCAACGGCTAACCTGAATGTCCGTACAGGTCCTTCTACTGCTAATAAAATTATAGCAACAGTTAAACAGGGCACAAAGTTAATGGTTACTGGAAAAAGTGAGAATGGATGGCTAAAGGTAAGCTTAAATGGTCAAACAGGTTATGTTAGTGGCCAATATGTAAAGGTATCCAATCCTTCATCTGACGACATTCAGGTTGTTGCAAAGCCAGAAAGTATTCCAGTGCTAGTCAATAAAAAAAATAAGCTACCAGAAAACTATGTACCAAAAGACTTAGTATATACATCAATACCGTTTACTTTTAAAGAAAAGACGGAAAAGAGAAAAATGCGAAGTGAAGCAGCAGCTGCCATTAGCAAATTATTTGCGGAATCCAAGAAGCAGGGAGTAAGTCTTCTCGGTGTATCTGCATACAGATCACATGCTACACAAGTTGCTCTATTTGATTATTATGTAAAAAGGGATGGTTATGCCAAAGCAATCACATACAGTGCATTACCTGGAACAAGTGAGCATGAAACAGGCCTTGCTATTGACGTGACAGGCGGCAATGGTAAATGCGCGGCACAGGATTGCTTTGGAGGTACTAAAGAAGCAAAATGGTTACAGGCACATGCAGATGATTATGGATTTATTATCCGTTACCCTAAAGGAAAAGAATCAGTCACTGGGTATAAATATGAACCATGGCATCTTCGATATGTAGGTAAACCAATAGCTCAAACTATTATGAGCCAAGGACTTACTCTTGAAGAATATTATTATACTAGAGCCGTTCAAAACTAA
- a CDS encoding group I truncated hemoglobin → MDQTLYEKIGGEEAIAKVVDYFYNELVLKDDTVNHFFEKTDMEKQRSHQTKFISFALGGPKQYSGQSMAKAHQGMNLQPAHFNAIVKHLNDALAHFGVNEADIDTALTKVASL, encoded by the coding sequence ATGGATCAAACACTTTATGAAAAAATTGGTGGAGAAGAAGCGATAGCAAAAGTTGTGGACTATTTTTACAACGAGTTGGTGCTTAAGGATGATACAGTTAATCATTTTTTTGAAAAAACGGATATGGAAAAACAACGCAGTCATCAGACAAAATTTATTAGTTTTGCATTAGGTGGTCCAAAACAATATTCTGGACAATCAATGGCAAAAGCTCACCAGGGAATGAATCTACAACCAGCCCATTTTAATGCTATTGTAAAACATCTTAACGATGCACTTGCTCACTTTGGAGTGAATGAAGCTGACATAGATACAGCTTTAACTAAAGTTGCTTCACTATGA
- a CDS encoding GNAT family N-acetyltransferase, producing the protein MNRHQIIIAQYNPKYAEQTVKMWRDSKEQAIGKKEIHSFENHVYFLNNILPEQFQINLALIDDRVVGMIVSNETEISQLYIHIDYQGIGIGQALLDKVKAKSSGRLTLYTFKVNENAQRFYEKNGFKIIGGGHENEENLPDIQYEWISK; encoded by the coding sequence TTGAATCGACACCAAATCATAATTGCTCAGTATAATCCCAAGTACGCTGAACAAACAGTGAAAATGTGGCGAGATAGTAAGGAACAGGCAATTGGTAAGAAAGAAATTCATAGCTTTGAAAATCACGTTTATTTTTTAAATAATATATTACCTGAACAGTTTCAAATAAATTTAGCATTAATTGACGATAGAGTAGTTGGAATGATTGTTTCAAATGAAACGGAAATAAGCCAACTTTATATTCATATAGATTATCAAGGAATTGGTATAGGTCAAGCATTACTAGATAAAGTGAAAGCAAAATCAAGTGGGAGATTAACATTATATACATTTAAAGTAAATGAAAACGCACAACGATTTTATGAAAAGAATGGGTTTAAAATCATTGGTGGAGGACACGAAAATGAAGAGAATTTACCTGATATTCAATATGAATGGATATCAAAATAA
- the ltrA gene encoding group II intron reverse transcriptase/maturase produces MLMEQILERENLIQALKRVERNKGSHGVDGMRVQNLRPHLVTEWYNMKTALLQGTYQPNPVRRIEIPKPNGGVRLLGIPTVLDRFIQQAIAQILTKIYDSTFSENSYGFRPNKQGHQAVRKAKSYITEGYTWVVDMDLEKFFDKVNHDKLMGMLERKIEDKRVLKLIRKFLQAGIMIGGLFHKSEEGTPQGGPLSPLLSNIMLDDLDKELEKRNLRFVRYADDSTIFVKTRKAAKRAMGNISSFIENKLKLKVNYEKSKYDRPWNRTFLGFSFTKSKKNPKVLLAKQTVKRVKKRIREMTSRKLPIPMELRINKLKQYLRGWMGYFALIDTPNVLKNLDSWIRRRLRMCLWKQWKLPRTRVRKLKGLGVPFGKAYEWGNSRKGYWRIAHSPILDKTLNNVYWLHHGLVNLYERYTKLRQT; encoded by the coding sequence ATGTTAATGGAACAGATACTAGAGAGGGAAAACTTAATACAGGCATTGAAGCGTGTAGAAAGAAATAAGGGAAGCCATGGTGTAGATGGAATGCGGGTCCAAAACCTGAGACCGCACCTCGTAACCGAATGGTACAACATGAAAACTGCCCTTTTACAGGGTACCTATCAACCGAATCCCGTCCGTCGTATCGAAATCCCGAAACCAAACGGCGGAGTTCGGCTTTTGGGTATTCCAACCGTTCTAGACCGTTTCATTCAACAAGCCATTGCCCAAATATTGACCAAGATATATGACTCAACCTTTTCGGAGAATAGCTATGGATTTCGCCCTAACAAACAAGGGCACCAGGCGGTTCGAAAGGCAAAGTCCTATATAACCGAAGGTTATACATGGGTAGTGGATATGGATTTGGAGAAGTTCTTCGATAAAGTGAATCATGACAAGCTCATGGGAATGTTAGAGCGGAAAATTGAAGATAAACGAGTTCTTAAACTGATTCGTAAATTCCTTCAAGCAGGCATTATGATAGGCGGACTTTTTCATAAAAGTGAGGAGGGAACTCCGCAAGGAGGTCCGTTAAGTCCTTTATTATCTAATATCATGTTAGACGATTTAGATAAAGAACTAGAGAAACGCAATCTTCGATTCGTAAGGTATGCGGATGACAGTACTATCTTTGTGAAGACACGAAAAGCCGCCAAACGTGCAATGGGAAATATCTCAAGCTTCATTGAAAATAAACTGAAGCTAAAGGTCAACTACGAGAAGTCGAAGTATGATCGCCCTTGGAACAGAACGTTTCTCGGTTTTAGTTTCACGAAGTCAAAGAAGAACCCGAAGGTTCTACTGGCTAAACAAACGGTGAAGAGGGTAAAGAAACGAATCAGGGAAATGACCTCGAGAAAATTACCGATACCCATGGAACTCCGAATAAATAAGTTAAAGCAATACCTTAGAGGTTGGATGGGGTATTTCGCCCTCATTGATACTCCGAACGTATTGAAGAATTTAGATTCATGGATTCGAAGAAGACTCAGAATGTGCCTATGGAAGCAATGGAAATTACCAAGAACGAGGGTGAGGAAACTCAAAGGATTAGGCGTCCCATTTGGAAAAGCATATGAATGGGGAAATAGCAGAAAGGGTTATTGGCGCATAGCGCATAGTCCTATTCTAGACAAAACCCTTAATAATGTTTATTGGCTCCATCATGGGTTAGTAAATCTATATGAACGATATACAAAACTACGTCAGACTTAA
- a CDS encoding DUF1572 family protein, protein MDIGNEYLKIVIERFKSVKSLGDKTINQLSEGEIHWTYNIESNSVAVIVKHLSRNMVSRWTDFLTSDGEKEYRNRDEEFIDDISSKSELTIVWEKGWKTLIDTLTGLSEQDLLKNIYIRGERHLVLEAIERQMAHYAYHVGQIVFIGKQVKDNKWESLSIQKGKSEEYLKQMLDKHQGK, encoded by the coding sequence ATGGATATTGGAAACGAATATTTAAAGATTGTAATCGAAAGGTTTAAAAGTGTAAAAAGCCTAGGAGATAAAACGATAAATCAATTATCCGAAGGGGAAATACATTGGACGTATAATATCGAGTCAAATAGTGTTGCAGTAATAGTAAAGCATTTGAGTAGAAATATGGTTTCAAGGTGGACTGATTTTTTAACGTCAGACGGAGAAAAGGAATATAGAAATCGTGATGAAGAATTTATAGATGATATATCTTCAAAATCCGAACTAACTATTGTTTGGGAAAAAGGCTGGAAAACCCTAATTGATACATTAACTGGTTTAAGCGAACAAGATTTATTAAAAAATATATACATTCGTGGAGAAAGGCATTTAGTTTTAGAGGCTATTGAAAGGCAGATGGCACATTATGCTTATCATGTGGGGCAAATTGTTTTTATTGGTAAACAAGTAAAAGATAATAAATGGGAGAGTCTCAGTATTCAAAAAGGAAAATCGGAAGAATATTTAAAACAAATGCTTGATAAACACCAGGGAAAATAA
- a CDS encoding nucleotidyltransferase family protein produces the protein MRKCLKSSCRSVKNEPRIHIISNMPPYSSAVDALCKFPETRTALGVKLDERDNLKLIAPCGISDVINLEVKPTLFLRNYRTSRNFTGIKI, from the coding sequence TTGAGGAAATGCTTAAAATCCTCATGCCGGTCTGTAAAGAATGAACCAAGAATTCACATTATAAGTAATATGCCTCCCTATTCTTCTGCCGTTGATGCTCTTTGCAAGTTCCCAGAAACAAGAACAGCTTTAGGAGTAAAATTAGATGAAAGGGATAATTTGAAATTAATAGCCCCTTGCGGCATTAGTGATGTTATTAATCTAGAAGTGAAGCCGACTCTTTTTTTAAGGAACTACAGAACGAGTAGAAATTTTACAGGTATAAAAATATAG